From the Desulfosarcina sp. BuS5 genome, one window contains:
- the gspG gene encoding type II secretion system major pseudopilin GspG: MKRFNNNTGFTLMELLIVMVIIGLLVALVAPRFTSRIGEANVKTTKSQIELLSTALESYHLDLGEYPSSEQGLNALLKAPHSLSKKWKGPYLKKLNLPQDAWNRDFIYLGTEDQEVKAKGIDFILYSLGRDGKPGGEEENKDIFSYE; encoded by the coding sequence ATGAAACGTTTCAATAACAACACCGGCTTTACGCTTATGGAACTTCTTATTGTAATGGTAATTATCGGACTTCTGGTTGCTCTTGTCGCTCCTCGATTTACAAGCCGGATAGGGGAGGCCAATGTTAAAACAACCAAATCACAAATCGAACTACTCTCAACGGCGCTTGAATCATATCACCTCGATCTTGGAGAATACCCTTCTTCCGAACAGGGACTGAATGCTCTTTTAAAAGCGCCGCATTCTCTCTCAAAAAAATGGAAGGGGCCATACCTGAAAAAACTTAATCTCCCACAGGATGCCTGGAACAGGGATTTTATTTACCTTGGAACTGAGGATCAGGAAGTAAAAGCAAAGGGAATTGATTTTATTTTATATTCTTTAGGCAGGGATGGAAAACCTGGAGGAGAAGAGGAAAACAAAGATATTTTCAGTTATGAATAG
- a CDS encoding AMP-binding protein, translating into MATIFREIIRFLLWLRYHVTINGITDIAAKGDKGILFLPNHPALIDPVILSVYLHKKFRPRPIANEGQINRPVIRQLAEAVHVLSIPDMVTTGAKGGDTIKTVLKTTISALRKGDNILLYPAGHLAHGRYEDIGANSAVETILNILPDTRVVLVRTRGLWGSRFGHGGETPVKLDNVLFKACKSLLLNGIFFGPRRKVMIELYEPEDLPRGDGRAAINSYLEAFYNQDVPPAVYVPYTIWERGGTRVLPEPELQKIDGDISTVPDATRKTVIKYLKKITGIDKIDNDLRLAHDMGMDSLARAELIVWIGREFGFAQGDSDSMQTVADCLLAASGHAISSGSKSLKPVPRKWFKKNNDNGIAMVPEGDKITDVFLNQSYKNPGSIVIADQTGGAKTYRRIVTGILALQSKIRNLAGARIGIMLPASAGASIVYMASRFAGKIPVMINWTVGERSLKHCLSLSEVKHVLTSKVLTSTIENRGISLKSIKEKFVFLEDIGAGLTKLQKISALLKSYFFKGALRKADVSDTAVILFTSGSEDLPKAVPLTDNNILTNIRDMIKGLSLTNKDILIGMLPPFHSFGLTGTLLIPLCTGMRAVYHPEPTEAVTLSSLIEAYKVSILIGTPTFLNGIARAAKPSQLSSLKLAFSGAEKCPESVYDALNHSCPQLKVLEGYGITECSPVVSCNHPENPRHGTIGRVVESLDYAIIDTKTKQRVAAGARGMLLVRGRSIFNGYLNYNGASPFVDFEGKSWYKTGDLVKEDSDGILTFCGRLKRFIKLGGEMISLPAIENVLSACFSTEEDEGEDEGPVLAIEATPDDEHPEIVLFTTRNMDRSLINQKIRNSGLSPLHNIRRVVKVDSIPVLGTGKTDYLRLKEQL; encoded by the coding sequence ATGGCAACTATTTTTAGAGAAATAATCCGTTTTCTTTTATGGCTCAGATATCATGTAACCATCAATGGTATTACTGATATCGCAGCAAAAGGCGATAAAGGGATTCTTTTTTTACCTAATCATCCGGCCTTGATTGATCCTGTTATCCTGAGCGTCTATCTGCATAAAAAATTCAGGCCCAGGCCTATTGCAAATGAGGGTCAAATCAACAGACCGGTTATTCGCCAATTAGCCGAAGCTGTTCATGTTCTCTCTATTCCGGACATGGTTACGACAGGCGCCAAGGGCGGAGATACGATAAAAACCGTTTTAAAAACCACCATCTCGGCCCTGCGGAAAGGAGATAATATACTGCTCTATCCGGCAGGTCATCTTGCCCATGGCAGGTATGAAGATATTGGCGCCAACAGCGCTGTTGAGACGATATTAAATATTTTGCCGGATACCCGGGTTGTGCTGGTTCGAACAAGAGGGTTATGGGGAAGCAGATTCGGCCATGGCGGGGAAACGCCTGTAAAGCTTGACAATGTGCTTTTTAAAGCCTGTAAGTCTCTCCTGCTGAACGGAATATTTTTCGGGCCGCGACGCAAGGTGATGATCGAACTTTACGAACCTGAAGATCTGCCCCGCGGCGATGGGAGAGCCGCCATAAACAGTTATCTTGAGGCTTTCTACAATCAGGACGTTCCTCCAGCCGTTTATGTTCCTTATACTATATGGGAAAGAGGAGGTACCCGCGTACTGCCGGAGCCTGAACTGCAAAAAATTGACGGAGATATATCGACTGTACCGGATGCCACGCGCAAAACGGTTATTAAGTATCTCAAAAAAATTACAGGTATCGATAAAATAGACAACGATCTCCGCCTTGCCCATGACATGGGCATGGACAGCCTTGCAAGAGCTGAACTGATTGTATGGATCGGCCGGGAATTCGGCTTTGCCCAAGGTGATAGCGATTCAATGCAGACAGTTGCCGATTGTCTGCTGGCAGCATCCGGACATGCCATATCATCAGGCTCTAAAAGTCTCAAGCCGGTGCCCCGCAAATGGTTCAAAAAGAATAACGATAACGGAATTGCAATGGTTCCGGAAGGGGATAAAATCACAGATGTTTTCCTGAATCAGTCTTATAAAAATCCAGGCAGCATCGTTATTGCCGATCAGACCGGAGGCGCTAAAACCTATCGCCGTATAGTAACCGGGATACTTGCGCTGCAATCAAAAATCAGGAACCTGGCAGGCGCAAGAATCGGTATAATGCTGCCGGCTTCAGCAGGCGCCTCTATTGTCTATATGGCTTCCCGTTTTGCAGGCAAGATACCTGTTATGATCAATTGGACCGTTGGTGAAAGAAGCCTGAAGCATTGCCTCAGCCTGTCGGAAGTAAAACACGTGCTTACATCCAAAGTCCTGACAAGCACTATTGAAAACCGGGGAATATCCCTTAAAAGCATAAAGGAGAAATTTGTTTTCCTGGAAGATATAGGAGCGGGATTGACAAAATTGCAGAAAATATCAGCTCTTCTAAAGAGTTATTTTTTTAAGGGAGCATTGCGGAAAGCAGATGTTTCCGATACTGCTGTTATACTCTTTACAAGCGGTTCGGAGGACCTGCCAAAAGCAGTCCCTTTAACAGATAACAATATTCTCACAAACATCCGGGATATGATAAAAGGATTGTCTTTGACAAATAAGGATATATTAATAGGTATGCTGCCCCCCTTTCATTCCTTTGGATTAACAGGCACACTTTTGATTCCCTTATGCACCGGAATGAGGGCCGTTTACCATCCCGAACCCACCGAGGCAGTCACACTCTCCTCTCTTATCGAAGCCTACAAGGTCAGTATCCTGATAGGCACGCCTACTTTTTTAAATGGAATCGCCAGAGCTGCAAAACCCTCTCAACTTTCCAGCCTGAAACTTGCTTTTTCAGGCGCAGAGAAATGCCCTGAATCCGTTTATGACGCCCTGAACCATTCCTGCCCGCAATTAAAAGTTTTGGAAGGCTACGGCATTACTGAATGTTCTCCTGTAGTATCCTGCAATCATCCTGAAAATCCAAGACACGGCACCATCGGCAGGGTTGTTGAATCACTCGATTATGCTATTATAGATACAAAAACGAAACAAAGAGTCGCAGCCGGCGCCCGGGGGATGCTGCTTGTAAGAGGACGGAGTATTTTTAATGGATATTTAAACTATAACGGCGCTTCACCTTTTGTAGATTTTGAAGGAAAATCCTGGTACAAAACAGGAGATCTGGTAAAAGAAGATTCCGACGGAATTCTTACATTCTGCGGGCGTTTAAAACGCTTTATAAAGCTTGGGGGCGAAATGATTTCACTCCCGGCCATTGAAAACGTATTGAGCGCCTGTTTTTCAACTGAAGAGGATGAAGGGGAGGATGAAGGGCCTGTTTTGGCAATAGAGGCAACACCCGACGATGAACATCCTGAAATAGTGCTGTTTACAACACGTAACATGGATCGAAGCCTGATCAATCAAAAAATTCGCAACAGCGGGTTATCGCCATTACATAATATCCGTCGTGTAGTAAAAGTAGATTCAATTCCTGTTTTGGGGACGGGTAAAACAGACTATCTCCGGCTCAAGGAGCAGTTATAG
- a CDS encoding cation diffusion facilitator family transporter: MEQNEKIGAYSIGVNLLLVIIKCFLSFLSGSVALFADTIHSATDVISSITVLWGIKISKRKSKNFPYGLYKVENFVSLLSSIFIFFAGYEIVYTVIFAQKSLKTEFLPYTVAGVALATGITFLFSRYELRQGQKIGSPSLIADAQHIRTDMFSSLVILVGLIGGLFGLEIDRIAALIVVVFVFQAGLSIFVNAIRVLLDASIDFETMDRVKTIILKDPRIVSIRNLWGRNSGPFKFIEADIVIKTNNLEKAHSVTRKIENEIKRLVSHVDHILIHYEPQKKDTITLAIPLEEDRQILSEHFGEAPFFYIATLREMDGSLLSEAFHRNPVAKDERGKGIKVSEWLLEKKIDAVYSPKKFDGKGPGYVFSDAGVDIIASCSKTLEEFRQGFHKSVMHSIRSHD; encoded by the coding sequence ATGGAACAAAATGAAAAAATTGGGGCCTATTCCATAGGCGTCAATCTCCTTCTTGTCATAATTAAGTGTTTTTTGTCTTTTCTCTCCGGATCCGTTGCTCTTTTTGCAGATACTATTCATTCCGCCACAGATGTAATTTCTTCTATAACAGTCTTGTGGGGAATAAAAATTTCCAAGAGAAAATCAAAAAATTTTCCTTACGGGTTGTACAAAGTTGAGAATTTTGTTTCTCTGCTCTCTTCTATATTTATTTTTTTTGCCGGTTATGAAATCGTTTATACTGTTATATTTGCGCAAAAGTCCCTGAAGACCGAATTTTTGCCTTATACAGTGGCGGGCGTAGCTTTGGCCACGGGAATTACTTTTCTATTTTCACGTTATGAATTGCGGCAAGGGCAAAAAATCGGCTCTCCCAGTCTTATTGCTGATGCGCAGCATATCCGAACGGATATGTTTTCTTCTTTAGTTATATTGGTTGGTCTTATAGGCGGATTGTTCGGTCTGGAGATTGACCGGATAGCGGCGCTTATAGTTGTTGTATTTGTTTTTCAAGCCGGGCTGAGTATTTTTGTCAATGCTATACGGGTACTCTTGGATGCGTCAATTGACTTTGAAACAATGGATCGAGTCAAAACTATTATCTTGAAAGATCCACGGATCGTTTCAATTAGAAACCTCTGGGGGAGAAATTCCGGTCCGTTTAAATTTATAGAGGCCGACATAGTGATTAAGACCAATAACCTGGAAAAAGCACATTCCGTTACCAGGAAGATTGAAAATGAAATCAAGAGGCTTGTTTCCCACGTTGATCATATTTTAATCCATTACGAGCCCCAAAAGAAAGATACTATTACTTTAGCCATTCCCCTGGAAGAGGACCGGCAGATATTGTCAGAACATTTTGGAGAGGCTCCTTTCTTTTATATAGCCACATTGCGGGAAATGGACGGCTCCCTTCTTTCAGAGGCATTTCACCGCAATCCCGTTGCAAAGGATGAGAGGGGCAAGGGAATCAAGGTTAGTGAGTGGTTGCTTGAAAAAAAAATAGATGCTGTATATTCACCCAAAAAATTCGATGGAAAAGGACCAGGGTATGTCTTTTCGGATGCTGGTGTGGATATAATTGCATCTTGCAGTAAGACTTTAGAAGAGTTCCGCCAGGGTTTTCATAAATCAGTCATGCATTCCATTAGAAGTCATGATTAG
- a CDS encoding YhaN family protein has translation MKILEMRILAYGPFTDKIIDLSGGNQGLHVIYGPNEAGKSSALRALRNLLYGIPERSTDDFLHPYSKMRIGATIQSSRGDVLEFIRRKGRNNTLRSEDDRTVIEESLLGRFLNGVGPDLFVTMFGIDHNDLVSGGKEIISGGGSMGRLIFAAGSGASNLREVQEKLKSEADALFKPSAKKPKINETLSNISRNRKEIRDVQLSGWQWITHDQSLRRAMDCKQAVEKDLAEKKRAMHRLERIREALPVIANRKELINKFEIYASATLLPEKFPKQRSDLLTKLRMAENDRNQALKSLEIIQKDLSELKISKNLLENSELIEEIHRDSGSQGKAARDSFQLQTRLSILRGEAKEILHSLRDDLTLADAEKLRIKKSEAVRIQDLGTKFERISTRIDAAREAIPKFEHRIAGIAKQLKKIGDPRQIDTLKNALYQAEEYGALEKHCRNEQTEISIILKSLNLELDKQNLWSGTIEKLESLPVPSIDTISIFEDKIGAVELDNNSLKKDYGKLEKKLANIERQINELRLQQEVPGEEDLQKAREERDSGWLLVASVLEGKPLQDEAIDSYIKGVPPAGTLPEAFEIRVRKADEISDRLRREADRVAAKAKLIADQTAYQKQMERLKRALKTSEKAKENIKGEWAQLWEAAKIKAGSPKEMRGWVQNHMALVKKAADIRERKAKADKLQEGIDAQIKRLNKCMDDLSEPRSGDGETLTGLIKRGRMIIESEDDLRRNKDRLQAEDEQHKQELAEAREKVAASERELSQWQNEWEQAVRIIGLDRGALPAQAKVVMEDLNTLFDKLKEAGILQKRIKGINRDADEFINKVTGLVGAVAKDLADLTAGEATLKLNSRLTLARTAQSQRQTLLKQLKQEKIRINKAVIRITTLETRLKGMCAEAGCASYDDLPEAEERSKTRRRLEAELKGLDERLHQLSGGALIDDFIRDAREVDPDSIEGDIGRLTEEIDKLNQEKSELDQTIGSERTELGKMDGSSRAAELAEAIQGHLGRLENNVEQYARLRIAAKILNMAIERYRDKNQGPILKSATDLFKLITQGSFKGIRAEFDDNGRPVLVGVRPDGREIVSLNGMSDGTADQLYLALRIAGLQDYLKKNEPIPFIVDDILIKFDDDRAVAALQALARLSEQTQVIFFTHHRHLLELVEKNIESSVLIRHTL, from the coding sequence ATGAAGATTCTTGAGATGAGAATTCTTGCATATGGTCCTTTTACCGACAAGATCATTGATTTAAGCGGCGGCAATCAAGGCCTGCATGTAATTTACGGCCCTAACGAGGCCGGCAAAAGTTCGGCCCTGCGGGCATTGCGAAACCTGCTTTACGGTATTCCGGAGCGATCAACGGATGATTTTCTGCATCCCTACTCCAAAATGCGCATCGGAGCAACCATTCAATCAAGCCGGGGAGATGTGCTGGAATTTATTCGGCGCAAAGGGAGGAACAATACGCTTCGTTCTGAGGATGACCGGACAGTGATTGAAGAATCACTGCTGGGCCGATTTTTAAACGGGGTCGGCCCCGATCTTTTTGTGACCATGTTCGGCATCGACCACAACGACCTGGTTAGCGGAGGCAAAGAGATTATAAGTGGCGGCGGAAGCATGGGGCGGCTTATTTTTGCCGCAGGATCGGGCGCTTCCAATCTTCGTGAAGTTCAGGAAAAACTCAAGTCCGAGGCTGACGCTCTTTTCAAACCCTCTGCCAAGAAACCGAAAATTAATGAAACCCTGAGCAATATAAGCAGGAATCGTAAAGAGATACGTGATGTCCAGTTGTCCGGCTGGCAATGGATCACGCATGATCAGTCTTTGCGCCGAGCAATGGATTGTAAGCAAGCCGTTGAAAAGGATTTAGCGGAAAAAAAACGCGCTATGCACCGCCTGGAACGTATCCGGGAGGCTTTACCGGTTATTGCCAACCGCAAAGAGCTGATCAATAAATTCGAAATATACGCCTCTGCAACGCTTTTGCCGGAAAAATTCCCGAAGCAAAGAAGCGATCTGCTCACAAAGCTGAGGATGGCGGAAAACGATCGTAATCAGGCGCTTAAAAGCTTGGAGATTATCCAAAAAGATCTGTCTGAACTTAAAATTTCCAAAAATTTGCTCGAAAATTCAGAGTTGATTGAAGAAATACATCGGGACTCCGGGAGTCAGGGTAAAGCTGCCCGGGATTCTTTTCAGTTACAAACGCGTCTGAGCATCCTGCGGGGCGAAGCAAAGGAAATTCTTCACAGTCTGCGGGATGACTTGACTTTGGCTGATGCTGAAAAATTGAGGATCAAGAAGTCTGAAGCGGTTCGAATACAGGACCTGGGAACAAAGTTTGAGCGGATCAGCACTCGTATAGATGCTGCCCGCGAGGCAATTCCTAAATTTGAGCATCGAATTGCGGGGATTGCCAAACAGCTAAAAAAAATTGGAGATCCCAGGCAGATCGATACCTTAAAAAATGCTCTATACCAGGCTGAAGAATACGGGGCGTTAGAAAAACACTGCCGTAATGAGCAGACTGAAATCAGTATTATTTTAAAATCGCTGAATCTGGAGCTTGATAAACAGAATTTATGGTCGGGAACGATCGAAAAACTGGAGTCGCTTCCGGTGCCTTCAATAGATACGATAAGCATCTTTGAGGATAAAATCGGTGCGGTTGAGCTTGATAACAATAGCTTAAAAAAGGATTACGGAAAACTTGAGAAGAAACTGGCGAATATTGAAAGGCAGATCAACGAACTCAGGCTGCAGCAGGAAGTGCCCGGTGAGGAGGATCTTCAAAAGGCAAGGGAAGAGAGAGATTCAGGATGGCTGCTTGTTGCATCTGTTTTGGAGGGCAAACCTCTGCAAGATGAGGCAATTGACAGTTACATAAAGGGGGTACCGCCGGCAGGTACTCTGCCGGAGGCCTTTGAAATCCGTGTCAGGAAGGCGGATGAGATTTCCGACAGGCTCAGGCGGGAGGCGGACCGGGTCGCGGCCAAAGCCAAATTGATCGCTGATCAGACGGCTTATCAAAAGCAGATGGAGCGTTTGAAAAGAGCTCTGAAAACATCTGAAAAGGCAAAAGAGAATATTAAGGGAGAGTGGGCGCAATTATGGGAGGCTGCGAAAATTAAGGCCGGATCGCCAAAAGAGATGCGGGGATGGGTCCAAAACCATATGGCGCTGGTTAAAAAGGCCGCAGATATCAGGGAACGTAAAGCAAAGGCTGATAAGCTGCAGGAAGGGATTGACGCTCAGATTAAAAGGCTGAACAAGTGTATGGATGATCTTTCTGAGCCCCGTTCCGGTGATGGCGAAACCCTGACCGGTTTAATAAAAAGAGGTAGAATGATCATCGAATCGGAGGATGATCTGCGCAGGAATAAAGACCGTCTGCAAGCTGAAGACGAGCAGCATAAACAGGAATTGGCGGAAGCCAGGGAAAAAGTTGCTGCCAGTGAAAGGGAACTTTCCCAATGGCAAAACGAATGGGAACAGGCTGTCCGGATCATAGGTCTTGACCGCGGCGCCCTCCCGGCTCAGGCCAAGGTTGTCATGGAAGATCTCAACACCCTGTTCGACAAGCTCAAAGAGGCCGGCATTCTTCAAAAGCGTATTAAAGGTATTAATCGTGATGCGGATGAATTTATAAACAAGGTTACCGGTTTGGTGGGGGCTGTGGCAAAAGATCTGGCGGATCTGACTGCCGGTGAAGCAACTTTGAAACTGAACAGCAGGCTGACACTGGCGCGAACGGCTCAATCGCAGAGGCAAACACTCCTGAAACAGTTAAAGCAGGAAAAGATCCGTATCAATAAGGCTGTTATCAGGATTACCACGCTGGAAACCAGGCTCAAAGGTATGTGCGCCGAGGCAGGCTGCGCAAGCTACGATGATCTCCCGGAGGCTGAGGAAAGATCCAAAACAAGGCGGCGGCTGGAAGCCGAACTGAAAGGACTGGATGAAAGGCTGCACCAGTTGAGCGGAGGCGCTCTTATTGATGATTTTATCAGGGATGCCCGGGAAGTGGACCCGGACAGTATTGAGGGGGATATCGGCCGGTTGACGGAGGAGATTGATAAGCTTAATCAGGAAAAATCAGAACTGGATCAGACCATCGGAAGCGAGCGAACCGAGCTTGGCAAAATGGACGGAAGCTCCCGGGCCGCCGAGTTGGCCGAAGCGATTCAGGGACACCTGGGGCGGCTTGAAAACAACGTGGAGCAGTATGCCCGCTTGAGAATTGCCGCAAAAATTTTAAACATGGCAATAGAACGGTACCGGGACAAAAACCAGGGTCCGATTTTAAAAAGCGCAACCGATCTTTTTAAACTCATTACGCAAGGCTCCTTTAAAGGAATCCGGGCGGAATTCGACGATAATGGCCGGCCGGTGCTTGTAGGTGTCCGCCCGGACGGCAGGGAAATAGTCAGCCTTAACGGGATGAGTGACGGGACGGCAGATCAATTGTACCTTGCTTTACGTATAGCCGGTCTCCAGGATTACCTGAAAAAAAATGAACCGATCCCGTTTATTGTGGACGATATTTTGATTAAATTTGACGATGATCGGGCGGTTGCGGCCCTGCAGGCGCTGGCACGGTTATCCGAACAGACCCAGGTAATTTTTTTCACCCACCACCGGCACCTTCTGGAGCTTGTTGAAAAAAATATCGAATCTTCGGTTTTAATCAGGCATACTCTATAA
- a CDS encoding Crp/Fnr family transcriptional regulator, whose product MVGLSVLEKVEVFKGLNDERLATIQKYVEEIEYQKDDKLFTEGDDALHLWVVIEGEVDLRFELPGGRPAAKRNTVGARKSKKTVSRVLGWSCFVKPYKMRLSAYCASRRCKVIRITKKDLLSICEKDSRLGFLVMRLMVEVVGYRFQQFQDIVAKTMGEDLLSGW is encoded by the coding sequence ATGGTTGGTTTGAGTGTTTTAGAAAAAGTTGAGGTTTTTAAAGGCTTAAATGATGAGCGGTTGGCCACCATCCAGAAATATGTCGAAGAAATCGAATATCAAAAAGATGATAAGCTTTTTACTGAGGGTGATGATGCACTACACTTGTGGGTAGTGATTGAGGGAGAGGTAGACTTGCGTTTTGAATTGCCAGGAGGTCGTCCTGCGGCAAAAAGAAACACTGTTGGAGCCAGAAAATCCAAAAAAACGGTCTCCAGGGTATTGGGCTGGTCTTGTTTTGTGAAGCCATATAAAATGAGGCTTTCAGCCTATTGTGCCTCCAGACGCTGCAAGGTAATAAGGATTACGAAAAAAGACCTTCTCTCAATTTGTGAAAAAGACAGCAGACTTGGGTTTTTGGTTATGCGGCTTATGGTCGAGGTGGTTGGGTATCGTTTCCAGCAGTTTCAGGATATTGTTGCCAAAACCATGGGCGAGGATCTCTTGAGCGGCTGGTAA
- a CDS encoding type II secretion system F family protein, which yields MENLEEKRKTKIFSVMNRKRSFEIQARDRAGNVLNIHIDAESTEALYRELSKRHLFALEVKENLLRRFFILPKQSGVKKREIRDLFFQMGTYLDAGISLEKLLKLLHKQQKNIHLKASIDEIHKGVRSGQRFSELILQHPSVFPGYIAASLKAGEESGNIAGSLLEISRLLDLEIKLMDSLISSFTYPLILLITAVVSIFLIIYFAVPRFAKMFADMGKPMPFILNIMHAASIHFWMTACTAFLLTAATAGGLIFAWKSNKLRSRLDNFLINVPKIGPILVNYQLSLYFRLLGMAIRSSLPADKGIELANSTLISKSIKKVFDTALIDIRKGGRFSSVLQKISWMPDSVTSLIDVAEESGDMGKMSLKISNIIGEDLNTGLTKLIALAEPVMIVFVSLIIGGVIISLLYSLFSINF from the coding sequence ATGGAAAACCTGGAGGAGAAGAGGAAAACAAAGATATTTTCAGTTATGAATAGAAAGCGGTCATTTGAAATACAGGCCCGCGATAGAGCAGGCAATGTATTAAATATACACATTGATGCTGAATCTACTGAGGCTCTTTATCGGGAGCTGTCAAAAAGACATTTGTTTGCCCTGGAAGTAAAAGAGAATTTATTAAGGCGCTTCTTTATTCTTCCTAAACAATCGGGGGTTAAAAAAAGGGAGATTCGCGACCTTTTTTTTCAAATGGGCACTTATCTTGACGCAGGCATCTCCCTTGAAAAACTTTTAAAACTTTTACACAAGCAGCAAAAAAATATCCACCTCAAGGCTTCTATTGATGAAATCCATAAAGGTGTAAGATCCGGACAACGGTTTTCAGAACTTATCCTGCAGCATCCTTCTGTTTTTCCAGGCTATATTGCAGCTTCATTAAAAGCTGGTGAAGAAAGCGGAAATATTGCCGGAAGCCTTCTTGAAATCTCCCGCCTGCTGGATCTTGAAATCAAGCTTATGGATTCATTGATTTCATCGTTTACCTATCCTCTAATCCTGTTGATTACAGCGGTTGTTTCAATTTTTCTTATAATATATTTTGCAGTTCCGAGGTTTGCCAAAATGTTTGCGGATATGGGCAAACCAATGCCTTTTATTCTGAATATCATGCATGCTGCAAGCATTCATTTCTGGATGACAGCCTGCACAGCATTTCTGCTGACGGCGGCAACTGCCGGAGGATTAATATTTGCATGGAAAAGCAATAAGCTGCGCAGCAGGCTTGACAACTTTTTGATCAACGTGCCAAAAATCGGCCCGATTCTGGTAAATTACCAATTATCACTCTATTTTCGCCTGCTTGGAATGGCCATCCGGAGTTCTCTGCCGGCTGATAAAGGGATTGAGCTGGCCAATTCCACATTAATCAGTAAATCGATTAAAAAAGTTTTTGATACAGCGTTAATCGACATTCGCAAAGGTGGTCGTTTCTCAAGTGTATTACAGAAAATTTCATGGATGCCGGATTCAGTTACTTCGCTTATAGATGTGGCGGAAGAAAGCGGGGATATGGGCAAAATGAGCCTCAAAATTTCAAATATCATCGGAGAAGATCTAAATACCGGCCTTACCAAATTAATTGCCCTGGCTGAACCGGTAATGATAGTATTTGTAAGCCTTATTATTGGAGGGGTAATTATAAGTCTTTTATATTCTCTTTTCAGTATTAATTTTTAA
- a CDS encoding metallophosphoesterase family protein codes for MFKFIHAADIHLDSPLHKLDYYEGAPADEIRKATRRAFDNLVQTAIAEDVNFILIAGDLYDGDWKDYNTGLYLVSQTGKLRDAGISVYIAYGNHDAASKITKTLRLPENVHLFPPDKPSTYLIDNINVAVHGQSFAAPAVKKDISLFYPSPLHGYFNIGVLHTCASGREGHDPYAPCTLEGLRQKGYDYWALGHVHQQEILCEDPPILFSGNIQGRHIRETGPKGCMLITVDESGRSKLEFKPLDVVRWAILKVDSKGVESGYDLIDRFCKELEILLDQSAGLPLVARVLIEGETPAHSELLTDFDRWSNEIRAAALDTSGDRVWIEKIKIRTKLPPSEQSIQAGDGAIGELVKLFDELASQPELLRGLSDELIDLDKKIPKELKKELQENPDGIGLDDIEWLGSLVEQVRPMLIQRLMRKGDFE; via the coding sequence ATGTTTAAATTCATCCACGCGGCTGATATTCATTTAGACAGCCCCTTGCACAAGCTCGACTATTACGAAGGCGCTCCGGCAGATGAAATTCGCAAGGCAACCAGACGGGCTTTTGATAATCTGGTTCAAACCGCCATTGCCGAAGACGTTAATTTTATATTGATAGCCGGTGATCTTTATGATGGGGACTGGAAAGATTATAATACCGGGCTTTACCTGGTATCCCAAACCGGCAAGCTGCGTGATGCCGGCATTTCCGTTTATATTGCTTACGGAAATCACGATGCGGCAAGCAAGATAACCAAAACGCTCAGACTTCCGGAAAATGTTCATCTGTTTCCGCCTGATAAACCCTCCACGTACCTTATAGACAATATAAATGTGGCTGTTCATGGCCAGAGTTTTGCTGCACCGGCCGTAAAAAAGGACATTTCCCTTTTTTATCCATCCCCTCTTCATGGTTATTTTAACATCGGCGTATTGCATACCTGCGCCTCAGGACGCGAAGGCCACGATCCATATGCTCCTTGTACTCTGGAAGGGTTGCGCCAAAAGGGATACGATTACTGGGCGCTGGGGCATGTTCATCAGCAGGAGATCCTTTGTGAAGATCCGCCGATCTTGTTTTCAGGAAACATCCAGGGACGCCATATCCGGGAAACCGGCCCCAAGGGATGTATGCTCATTACGGTCGACGAGAGCGGCCGTTCAAAACTCGAGTTCAAACCACTCGATGTTGTCCGCTGGGCAATCCTCAAAGTCGATTCAAAAGGAGTTGAAAGCGGCTATGATCTTATTGATCGATTTTGTAAAGAGCTTGAAATTTTGTTAGATCAGAGCGCCGGCCTGCCTCTGGTTGCGCGTGTTTTAATCGAAGGTGAAACTCCGGCTCATAGTGAGCTTTTAACGGATTTTGACCGATGGAGCAATGAGATCCGGGCTGCTGCTTTAGATACAAGCGGAGACAGGGTCTGGATTGAAAAAATTAAAATCCGGACCAAGTTACCCCCATCTGAGCAGAGTATTCAGGCAGGTGACGGCGCAATCGGGGAGCTTGTAAAATTATTTGACGAATTAGCATCCCAACCGGAATTATTGCGTGGTTTATCGGATGAACTGATTGATCTTGATAAAAAAATCCCTAAAGAACTAAAAAAAGAACTTCAGGAGAATCCTGATGGAATCGGGCTGGATGATATTGAATGGCTTGGAAGCCTGGTGGAACAAGTGCGGCCGATGCTCATTCAGAGGCTGATGCGAAAAGGGGATTTTGAATGA